One genomic window of Neisseria sp. oral taxon 014 str. F0314 includes the following:
- the waaA gene encoding lipid IV(A) 3-deoxy-D-manno-octulosonic acid transferase: MINRWFYTRLWQFAPPLIRRYLKKRGRKSPAYLENWGERFGEPLSDPVQRPVWIHAVSVGETRAAQPLAEALRRHFPDAPLLLTQMTPTGRAAAQELFPDAQCRYLPYDRPEWVRQFLREHNPLFGVLMETEIWPNLMHGCAEEGVPLFLANARLSEKSQRGYLKVRGLVEPAMQTLSGCFAQTAADAERLHLIGASNVHVCGNTKYDISPPDKMRALAAGFAERIGRRPVAVCASTRFYRGEDETELLLSAWRQYRGDALLVVVPRHPERFQTAYDTARSLGFRVQKRSDNAMVSPQTQVWIGDSMGELFAYYLTGSAAFVGGSLVDTGCQNIIEPIACGVPTVFGFSTYNFSSACENALKAGAAVQVGSADEWRQTVETWLSDDSLRARFAAQAQAFVAQHRGASSRMAQEVAKAVQAV; the protein is encoded by the coding sequence ATGATAAACCGCTGGTTCTACACCCGACTCTGGCAGTTTGCACCGCCGCTCATCCGCCGCTATCTGAAAAAGCGCGGACGCAAGTCGCCCGCCTATCTGGAAAACTGGGGCGAGCGTTTCGGCGAACCTTTGTCCGACCCCGTGCAGCGCCCCGTGTGGATACACGCCGTTTCCGTGGGCGAAACCCGCGCCGCGCAGCCCTTGGCGGAAGCACTGCGCCGGCATTTCCCCGACGCGCCGCTGCTGCTGACGCAGATGACGCCGACCGGCCGCGCCGCCGCGCAGGAACTGTTCCCCGACGCACAATGCCGTTATCTGCCCTATGACCGTCCCGAATGGGTGCGGCAGTTTCTGCGCGAACACAACCCGCTGTTCGGCGTGCTGATGGAAACGGAAATCTGGCCCAACCTGATGCACGGCTGCGCCGAAGAAGGCGTGCCGCTGTTCCTTGCCAACGCGCGGCTGTCGGAAAAATCGCAGCGCGGCTACCTGAAAGTGCGCGGGCTGGTCGAACCGGCGATGCAGACCCTGAGCGGCTGTTTCGCGCAAACCGCGGCCGATGCCGAACGGCTGCACCTGATCGGCGCGTCCAACGTGCACGTCTGCGGCAACACCAAATACGATATTTCCCCGCCCGACAAAATGCGCGCGCTGGCGGCCGGTTTTGCCGAACGCATCGGCAGGCGGCCGGTGGCGGTGTGCGCCAGCACGCGGTTCTATCGGGGCGAAGACGAAACCGAGCTGCTGCTGTCGGCTTGGCGGCAATACCGCGGCGATGCGCTGCTGGTCGTCGTGCCGCGCCATCCGGAGCGGTTTCAGACGGCCTATGATACGGCGCGGTCGCTCGGCTTCCGCGTGCAAAAGCGCAGCGACAATGCGATGGTTTCGCCGCAGACGCAGGTGTGGATAGGCGACAGCATGGGCGAACTGTTCGCGTATTACCTGACCGGCAGCGCGGCCTTCGTCGGCGGCAGCCTGGTCGACACCGGCTGCCAAAACATCATCGAACCGATAGCCTGCGGCGTGCCCACCGTGTTCGGCTTCTCCACCTACAATTTTTCTTCCGCCTGCGAAAACGCGCTGAAAGCGGGCGCGGCGGTGCAGGTCGGCAGCGCGGACGAGTGGCGGCAGACGGTGGAAACATGGCTCTCGGACGACAGCCTGCGCGCCCGATTTGCCGCCCAGGCGCAGGCGTTCGTGGCGCAGCACCGCGGCGCGAGCAGCCGTATGGCGCAGGAAGTCGCCAAAGCGGTGCAGGCCGTCTGA
- a CDS encoding FUSC family protein — protein MKLPLHIPFAERWLNAYERYRYSRLIHAVRLGMAVLFATAVARVFHLKHGEWIGMTVFVVLGMLQFQGAIYSKAVERMLGTVIGLGAGLAVLWLNQHYFHGGLPFYLTVGAASAAAGWAAVGKNGYIPMLAGLTMCMLIGDNGTEWLDSGLMRAFNVLLGAVIAIGAAKLLPLKSTLMWRFMLADNLTACSRILAEVGNGRRMTRERLEQNMIKMRQINARMVKSRSHLAATSGESHISPAMMEAMQHAHRKIVNSTELLLNTAAKLSPPDVSAEERSLLDSHFQRLQRDLRLTARLLKGHYARRVRIDTDINPRLGRLAQHLPFEWQGFLWLGTNMRMEVAALAILLQRTRRRWLDTRELQRLRAHLMERRANVSDDGAV, from the coding sequence ATGAAACTCCCCCTGCACATCCCGTTTGCCGAACGCTGGCTCAACGCCTACGAACGCTACCGTTACAGCCGGCTGATACACGCCGTCCGGCTGGGGATGGCGGTGCTGTTCGCCACGGCGGTGGCGCGCGTGTTCCACCTGAAACACGGCGAATGGATAGGCATGACCGTGTTCGTCGTGCTGGGCATGTTGCAGTTTCAGGGCGCGATTTACTCCAAAGCGGTGGAACGTATGCTCGGCACGGTTATCGGGTTGGGCGCGGGGTTGGCCGTATTGTGGCTGAACCAGCATTATTTCCACGGCGGGCTTCCGTTTTACCTGACCGTCGGCGCGGCGAGTGCGGCGGCGGGCTGGGCGGCGGTGGGCAAAAACGGCTATATCCCGATGTTGGCGGGGCTGACCATGTGTATGCTTATCGGCGACAACGGCACGGAATGGCTCGACAGCGGCCTGATGCGCGCGTTCAACGTGCTGCTCGGCGCAGTCATCGCCATCGGCGCCGCCAAGCTGCTGCCGCTGAAATCCACCCTGATGTGGCGGTTCATGCTGGCCGACAATCTGACCGCATGCAGCCGCATCCTTGCCGAAGTTGGCAATGGCAGGCGCATGACCCGCGAGCGGCTGGAGCAGAACATGATCAAAATGCGCCAAATCAACGCCCGCATGGTCAAAAGCCGCAGCCACCTTGCCGCCACATCGGGCGAAAGCCACATCAGCCCCGCCATGATGGAGGCCATGCAGCACGCCCACCGCAAAATCGTCAACAGCACCGAGCTGCTGCTGAACACCGCCGCCAAACTGTCGCCGCCCGACGTGAGTGCGGAAGAGCGCAGCCTGCTCGACAGCCATTTCCAGCGTTTGCAGCGCGACCTGCGCCTGACCGCCCGCCTGCTCAAAGGCCATTACGCGCGGCGCGTGCGCATCGATACCGACATCAATCCGCGGCTGGGACGGCTGGCGCAGCATCTGCCGTTTGAGTGGCAGGGCTTCTTATGGCTGGGTACCAACATGCGTATGGAGGTGGCCGCGCTGGCCATCCTGCTCCAGCGCACCCGCCGCCGCTGGCTGGACACGCGGGAGCTGCAACGGCTCAGGGCGCACCTGATGGAACGCAGGGCGAATGTTTCGGACGATGGGGCCGTCTGA